TGTTCTATAAGCTTATTAACCGTTAGTTCTGTTGTGGGGATCGGGAAAAACAAGTCTCTCTCTGTTGTATTTTTACCGGCATTTGCAGCGTACTTGTACGCCGAAGGAGCTGTGGTGCTGATGCTTGTCCCTAAATCATTCATTGTTTTGACATAGATGCCCCATCTGATCAGGTCATGCTTACGGATTCCTTCAAAGCATAATTCTCTTAAACGCTCGTCCTGAATGGTCGCTAAAAACTGTGTTTTATTTTGGCCTGCCGGGATATCACAAATGGCATTTACACTTCCCAAAGGCTTATTGAAGGCCCTTCTTCTCACTTGATTTATGGCGTCATAAGCAGCGGGTGTAGGTCCTCCGTTTACTTCGTTTTCTGCCTCTGCCTTCATCAGCAACACGTCGGAATAACGGATCACAGGGAAGTTCGTGGAGGTAAAGCTACGGGCTTTGGATCCGGTTTCGTATTCTCTTCTCCATTTGCCAGGATTACGGTCATAGATCTGCTTATCCGTAAAATTAGACTTTACGGTATTGCCACCAGAAGTCACAAAGCGATACGGCGCAATGCTCCAGTTTCTCCTCGCCGTATCTGCAGTACCAAAAAGTTCATAAAGTTTGGCCGTAATCTTCATCGCACCTCCGGAATAACCAATAGCCTCACTCGGGCACTCAACCCCATTTTCTACACCCATAGACCCGGCAAGGTCTACCGTTCCTACTTTATTGCCATACATCCCCACTTCCCAGATACACTCTTTCTTTTCATTGATGTCCTGGGTGTGGTTGATGAAAATCTGTTTGTAATTCAGATTAAGCGAATGTTTATTCGATAAGATCACTTTATCTGCATATTCCAAAGCGTCTTTATACCGGGCAACATCTTTTAATGGTGCTCCCGCCATCTTCAGAAAAACCCTGGCCAGGATAGCCTGTACCCCGGTTTTAGAGATACGTTCATTATAAGCGAAATAATCAATGTCGTTCACCAGTTTTTCAGCTTGCTGCATATCATTTATTATTGAAGCATAAACCTCCGCTAATGGGGCACGGGGAAGATAGGGATCATCTGGTGATTGGGTAGCCCTTAATTTTAGAGGAACAGGCCCGAAAAGATCTGCAAGCAGGTAATAATAATAACCTCTTAAAAATAAGGTTTCCCCTTTGATGGCATCCCGCTGTTTCAAGTCCATGTTCACGCCGTCAATTTGTTCTAATAACAAATTTGCCCGGTTCACTCCTTCGTATAATACTTCCCAAAGCCTTCCGATATCCAGATGACTGGCATCCATCACCATTACGCGGATGTTGTTAATTGAAATGCCTTTAAAGAATGCTTCATCACTTACCACAAAATAGCTATACAATCCACGTCCGTACATACGTCCGTTAGGATCAATTAATCTGTTATACACGCCATTCAGACCATTTTTCAGGTCTTCCTCTGTCTTGTAATAAGTATCTGGCGTAACAAAATCAGGATCCTTGTTTAAGAGGTTGGAGCAGGAAAGCATCATGATGCTCATCAGCAATATTAATATTTTCGTTTTCATATCTCAATAATCTTTTTAACCGGTTTAAAAATTAGCGTTTAACCCTATCGTGATTGATCTTGGTCTTGGATATGGGGACCAGTCGAATCCCGGAGTCAGGGCAGTATGTCTGGTAGAAACCTCCGGATCCAGACCAGAATATCTGGTCCAGGTGATGAGGTTTTGAGCAGACACAGAAAACCGCAGGCTCTTCATTTTTAACGATTTCATCAATGATGCAGGTAAATTATAGCCAAGAGACACCGTTTTTAACCTGATAAAAGAGCCATCTTCGATGGTACGGGAAGAATAATATGCCGGCCCCTGTCCGCCTAACCGGTATAAATCATTGGTTTGATTTTCAGGGGTCCATCTGTTTGCAAAGGACTCAAACATGTTTAACAAGTTTCTCTGGGTAGGATCCCCACCTTCAAACTCTATACGGTTGGCGTTTAAGATGTCGTTACCATAACTCCATTGCAGGAAAATGTTCAGGTCGAAATTACCATAGCTGAAATTATTGCTAAAACCACCGATATGAACCGGATTCGGATCCCCGATTACACTGCGGTCATTATCATCGATCTGGTTATCACCGTTAATGTCCTTAAACTTAATATCGCCGGGAAGGATGTTGGCCCGTGGATTACCATTGTTGGGCACATTCGGTTTTAATACATAAGATCCATTTGGCTGAACTTCAAAGTCGCTATACTGATAGACCCCATCGAACGTCATTCCATAGAACTGAGCGATCGGTTGTCCTGGAACAGCGATATATGGGAAGGCGTTGTTAAAATTCCCCCAGGTGACCCTCGAAAGCAGGCTTGGTTCACCGTCATTCAGGGCAAGCACCTTGTTCCGGTTAAATGCAATGTTGAAACTCGAACTCCATGCAAACTTCTCCCCTTTAATGTTAGTACTGCTGAGGCTGAGTTCTATCCCGCTGTTAGATACCTTTCCTACATTTTTAAATGCAGACAAGAAGCCCATGCTAGGCGCCAGAGTAGCATTCAGTAAAAGATCATCTGTTTTTTTATGGTAATAATCAGCGGTTAAAGAGATGCGGTTTTTAAGGAAACTGAGGTCAATCCCCACATTGGACTGCACCGTGGTTTCCCATTTCAGCTTTGTATTTCCAAGGTTAACCGGTACAATTCCTTTTCCCGGAACATTTCCCGTAGGGTATCCGGTTGCAGGCAACATTTTCAAAGCAGTAAGTGCGGCATAATCATCCACCCGGTTGTTACCGGTATGTCCATATCCTACCCTGAGTTTTCCATCACTCAGAAAGCTTAGTTTCTTCATAAACGGTTCGTCGGTAAAACGCCAGGCAAATGCTCCGGAAGGGAAGGATGCCCACCTGTTGTTTTTAGGAAATCTGGACGATCCATCGGCACGGAAGGAAACCGTGAATAAATACTTCGATTTATAATTATAGTCGATCCTTCCCAGATAGGAAAGCAAACCATTTTTCAGATCTGAAACCGGAGCCACAACCAATTGTCCCTCTCCTAATCCTTTCATGCCCAGCGATTCATTCGGGATTTGAATAGAAGAAAAGCCATTCGAATAATTCCGGACATCCTGCATGGTTAAACCCGCAAGCACCTTTAAGGAATGTCCTCCCTTAAATTTGGTCTGGTAAGTCAAGGTGTTTTCATTTAAAAGATTGGTGATTTCGGTATTGTTGACCGAGCCATTTACTTTGTTGTTATTGTTCGGATTTCCAAGACGGGACGACGAATTATTGAAAATCTCCTGTCTGATGTTTGCTTTATTGAGTCCGCCGGTAATTCTTAAGGACAGATTTTCTAATATTTTATAATCCAGATAAGAATTGACCACCAGGGTGTTATTGAACAAAGGTTTATACTCGTTCTGTGCTGCCAGAAGCGGGTTAATCCGGTAATCGGCAGTCGCGCTTAAGTCCGGATCGTAAAGCTCATCGATCATATTGGCGTCGAAATCAATATTTCCGGTCACCGGGCGAAAGCCCCAGGCACTGTACATTAAACTGGCAGTAGGGCTTGTTTGCGATTCTGCGACCACCGTCCCAAATTTCTTTGAAGCCACGTAATTCAGGTTTACTCCTGCTTTCAATTTCTTACTAATGGTCTGATCTACAACAACGCGCCCCTGATAACGGCGGAATCCGCTGTTTATAATAATCCCCGGTTGTTCTAACAATGATCCGGAAATGGCGTACTTAGTTTGCTCGGTACCTCCGCGTAAGGAAAGACTATGGTTCTGAACATAGGCATTGCGAAAAATCTCATCCTGCCAGTTGATTCCTTCGCGGCCTCTATAACTTTCGAGTGTTTGTCCGTCTTTAAGATAAATGTCCCCGTATAATTCCGGATTTAGTTCTAACTGATATTTAACAAACTCATAAGGGCTTAACACCTTTTGTTGTTTGATGATAGAATTGATTCCTGCCCAGCCATCATAGCTGATTTGAGCTGCTCCGGTTTTCCCTTTTTTGGTCGTAATCAACACGACTCCATTTGCACCCCGGGCTCCATATATTGCTGTTGCAGAAGCATCCTTCAACACTTCAATAGATTCAATTTCTTCGTTGTTGATGCTATTGGCAGCGGCAATTTCTGTAGGAAAACCGTCAATTACGTATAAAGGAGAATTATCCTGTGTCACTGAGTTGGCTCCTCTGACGATGATATTCAGTTCATTTCCCGGTTGCCCATCGGCAGAAGAAACCTGCACTCCGGCAACCCTGCCCGCCAGGGCTTCCGTAAAAGTACCCACGGGTGCTTTGTTCATATCTTTTAGGTTTGCAGAGCCGACAGAACCGGTCAGATCTCGCTTAGTAGTGGTACCATATCCAATTACAATCACCTCATTCAATCCTTTGAGATCTTCATTCAGCGTAACATTGTAGGTACTTCCTGCAGCTAAAGTTACCTCCCTGGTCAGAAAACCAATATAGGAGAACACTAAAATCCCCCTCCCACCGGGAACGCCGATTTTATAGACGCCATTGTTGTCGGAGGAAACCACCGTTGTTTTCCCCTTTAACTGGATGCTCACACCAATAAGGGGTTTTCCTTCCTGATCGGATACTGTTCCGGTCATCAATTTGACAGGTAAAGCTGATTGTCCGTAGAGCAATTGCAGGGACATACAGAGGACCATTGATAACAATAGTCTTGTTCCAAAAATCGGGTAAATTTTTCTCATGCACTTAGTTTATATTTGGTTAGTTGGTTCAGTACAATTAGACCCGGGGCTTTACCTTCCCCGAATCTGTTGGCGGTTTAGGCCGAAAATAGCAAAACAAGGTTACCCCAAGGATAACAAATGCTTTACGTAGGTTCCATAAAACCTAATTATAGCATCGGATTGCAAACAAGGCAGCTGGTATATCTGCCGATGGATGCTCAAATTGCAACGTCAATTCATCGGTTAACACCGTCTCTTTCAATTCAATAATATTGATGGATTGGTAATTGTCTTTTTTAACAAAGAGCTGATTTCCATTTCCATCTGTTATGGTATAATTTCTAATACAAAAAGGCATTGTTCTTTCCGGATGGGTCATCAAGACTGATTCCATAGGATGATCGTAATCCGTATCAAAACAAAGCTCTATCCTGCTGATGCTGGTTTGATCCGCCCATTTTAAAGAGATCTTAGGATTTTGATCGTTGATCGACGACACCCAGGCATTGGGTCCATTGACAGGTCTGCCGATTCCATTTTTTAGTTGCTCAACTATAAAAGGATTTATTGGCGGATCTATTTTTAAAGCGATGTTATGCCCCTCAGGTCTGCGCTGCGGGCACCAGAATTCAAATTCATCCACGCCAATATCTTCCGTTGGTTTTTGGCTGCCAAAATTGGAAACGGCTTTATTTACGGAATTGAACACCGATAAAATGCCGGAAATGCGGGTATTGGAAAAGCCAAGTTTAACCGCAGGATTTTTTCTGAAACAAAGGTACACATAAGCGTTTTCGTTCAGTTTACTGCCAAAACTTGTGCTTAGTGTCTGAGCCCCGGTTTTTAGGGGTATTTGCTGAATTTCCAATAATTCATCAGGGCTAAAGTTTCCAGATTTGGTACTGATTCTGAGTTCGACTTGTAAGGTCGTTTCTTCTGATGATTCTAGTGAGAAAGTGAAACAAGGCACTTGCCCAGCCTGCAAAGGAATCATTTGTCCGGCGGAGATGTCGAGACTCTTCATGAAATCAAAAGGGATTTCATCGAGCTGCATTTCACTGGAAGCAGTAATATCTGCCGATTGTGTCAGGTCTGCGGCATCTGTCAATATCACCCCTGGAATATGCTGACCACTCTTCATCAGTTCCAGTTGCAGGGATTTCATCATCCCTTTTTCGTTAAGTTCTTTGGGCTGTAATCCATTTTTCTTTGCAATGAATGCGGCCATACCCACTGCTTGCCCCAGGTATGCTCCTGTTGCCATCACCCTCGAAGAGGCAAATGCGACATGGCTTGCACTAATGATCCTTCCGGTAAGGAAAAGGTTTTTGATGTTTCTGCTGTACAGGCACCGGTATGGTATCTGATAAATACCTTTACTATGCCATTGGTTACATCCTGGTTTATTGCTAAACACCCCATCTGCCGGATGCAGGTCAATAGACCATCCCCCATAACCGATGGCATCTTCATGCTGATGCTGGGAAACGATATCCTGTTGGGTCAACATGTAATCTCCTTCAAATCTCCGGCTTTCTCTTTTTCCCGGGATACTTCCCACCCATTCCAGTGTCATGGTTTCGGCTTCAGGAAATTCACCCGAATTTTTAATATAGTTCCAGACACCGTATACGACTTTCCAAAGTTCCTGCTTGATGTTTTCACTTTCATGAACGGTATCCATACGTCCGCCATATTCCAGCCACCAGAGTTTACAGCCAAATTCTTTGGCATTGAAACTTTTAAACCTTGGGATCTTTGTGATGTCGGCCAGAGCAAATGAAGGCGCAATATATTTGACGGGCTTGCCTGTGTCTTTACTATAGAAATAAATGCTATGTCCAAGAAGCTCTCCATACTCTTTGTCGGGCGCAAATTTTTCTCCAAACTCCTCTTTGTTCTCTGCTCCCATTCTAAATGCAGCTCCTGCTAAGAAACCTAAAATACCGTCTCCTGAGGCATCACAAAACAGACTGGCAGATAAGATATATTCGGTTGAGTTCTGGCTGCAAAAACATCTCACAGAGGAAATTTCATCGGCATCAGACTTTTCAAGGTCATATACCACTGTATTTAAGAGCAGTTTAATGTTTGGTTCCTGATATATTTTATCGAGTAATACGGTGTCAAAGATTACCGGATTACCTTCCGGATTGCGTTGCATGTTTTCAAGTAGAATTTCGTCAACTACTCCTCCTTCTCTGGCCCAACGGTTGTTATTTCCCATATGGGAGGTTGCTCCCAGGATCCATAACCGAACTTCACTTGATGAATTGCCACCCAGAACTGGCCTGTCCTGTACCAGAACAACTTTTAGCCCTTTTCTTGCAGCAGTGATGGCACAACATACACCAGATAAACCTCCTCCTACAACAACCAGGTCATAGCCGGCAGATTCTGATTTAACAGCTCTTTTCTTTTGAGATTCTTCCCTTATCATTTAGAAATATATTTGGTATTGGTTTCAAATGTATTCTGTACATGACAATTACGTATTGAAAATCAGGGCAAAATAAATTGGGAGCGCTCCCAATTTTAGGGACCGCTCCCATGAAACAGAAATTATGATATATTTGATCAGCATGAAAAATCATCAGATCACCATATTTGACCTGGCAAGGGAGTTAAATGTCTCTAAATCGACGGTATCGAGGGTATTAACAGGTCATCCGAACGTACATCCGGACACCAGGAAACGGGTATTGGACCTGGCAGAGAAGTTAGATTACCAGCGCAATATGATTGCGATACAATTGGCTACCCAACAAAGCCGTACCATCGGAATCATCATTCCCGAGATTTTGAGTTCATACTTCCCTTATGTCATTGCCGCCATTCAGGAAGAAGCCCGTAATGAAGGCTATAATGTGATCATCAGCCAATCTAATGAGTCGTATGAGACAGAGGTAACGAATGCGAAGGTCATGCTGGATAATCGCGTAGATGGGGTAATTGTCTCTATTACTAAAGAAACATTGAACTTCGATCATTTGAAGATATTTCAAAAGAAAGGAATACCAATTGTGTTCTTTAACCGGGTGTGCAATGAAATGGTGGTGCCGAAGGTTATTGTGGATGACTATGAAGGAGCATTTGCTGCGGTAGAACATCTGATCTTGTCAGGAAGAAAAAGGATTGCGCATTTATCCGGACCACCTTCATTAGCGATTAGCGTAAAAAGGTTGAATGGTTATCTGGCTGCATTAAAGAAACACCATATCCCGGCAGATCCGGAGCTGATCATATCGTATGACTTTAGCAAGGAAAAAATAGCCATATATGTGAATCACCTGATTAACCTTAAAAACCCACCTGATGCGATCTTTGCCATCAATGATCCTACAGCGATAGATACGATACAAATTATCAAAAAGAATGGTTTAAGCGTTCCTGAAGATATCGCTGTTGTTGGATTTAGTGATGATTACATTTCTGCGCTGATTGAGCCACCGTTAACCACAGTTGCCCAACCGGTGAGGGAGATTGGGATCACTGCAGCACAGTTA
This region of Pedobacter steynii genomic DNA includes:
- a CDS encoding RagB/SusD family nutrient uptake outer membrane protein — its product is MKTKILILLMSIMMLSCSNLLNKDPDFVTPDTYYKTEEDLKNGLNGVYNRLIDPNGRMYGRGLYSYFVVSDEAFFKGISINNIRVMVMDASHLDIGRLWEVLYEGVNRANLLLEQIDGVNMDLKQRDAIKGETLFLRGYYYYLLADLFGPVPLKLRATQSPDDPYLPRAPLAEVYASIINDMQQAEKLVNDIDYFAYNERISKTGVQAILARVFLKMAGAPLKDVARYKDALEYADKVILSNKHSLNLNYKQIFINHTQDINEKKECIWEVGMYGNKVGTVDLAGSMGVENGVECPSEAIGYSGGAMKITAKLYELFGTADTARRNWSIAPYRFVTSGGNTVKSNFTDKQIYDRNPGKWRREYETGSKARSFTSTNFPVIRYSDVLLMKAEAENEVNGGPTPAAYDAINQVRRRAFNKPLGSVNAICDIPAGQNKTQFLATIQDERLRELCFEGIRKHDLIRWGIYVKTMNDLGTSISTTAPSAYKYAANAGKNTTERDLFFPIPTTELTVNKLIEQNYGW
- a CDS encoding SusC/RagA family TonB-linked outer membrane protein, giving the protein MRKIYPIFGTRLLLSMVLCMSLQLLYGQSALPVKLMTGTVSDQEGKPLIGVSIQLKGKTTVVSSDNNGVYKIGVPGGRGILVFSYIGFLTREVTLAAGSTYNVTLNEDLKGLNEVIVIGYGTTTKRDLTGSVGSANLKDMNKAPVGTFTEALAGRVAGVQVSSADGQPGNELNIIVRGANSVTQDNSPLYVIDGFPTEIAAANSINNEEIESIEVLKDASATAIYGARGANGVVLITTKKGKTGAAQISYDGWAGINSIIKQQKVLSPYEFVKYQLELNPELYGDIYLKDGQTLESYRGREGINWQDEIFRNAYVQNHSLSLRGGTEQTKYAISGSLLEQPGIIINSGFRRYQGRVVVDQTISKKLKAGVNLNYVASKKFGTVVAESQTSPTASLMYSAWGFRPVTGNIDFDANMIDELYDPDLSATADYRINPLLAAQNEYKPLFNNTLVVNSYLDYKILENLSLRITGGLNKANIRQEIFNNSSSRLGNPNNNNKVNGSVNNTEITNLLNENTLTYQTKFKGGHSLKVLAGLTMQDVRNYSNGFSSIQIPNESLGMKGLGEGQLVVAPVSDLKNGLLSYLGRIDYNYKSKYLFTVSFRADGSSRFPKNNRWASFPSGAFAWRFTDEPFMKKLSFLSDGKLRVGYGHTGNNRVDDYAALTALKMLPATGYPTGNVPGKGIVPVNLGNTKLKWETTVQSNVGIDLSFLKNRISLTADYYHKKTDDLLLNATLAPSMGFLSAFKNVGKVSNSGIELSLSSTNIKGEKFAWSSSFNIAFNRNKVLALNDGEPSLLSRVTWGNFNNAFPYIAVPGQPIAQFYGMTFDGVYQYSDFEVQPNGSYVLKPNVPNNGNPRANILPGDIKFKDINGDNQIDDNDRSVIGDPNPVHIGGFSNNFSYGNFDLNIFLQWSYGNDILNANRIEFEGGDPTQRNLLNMFESFANRWTPENQTNDLYRLGGQGPAYYSSRTIEDGSFIRLKTVSLGYNLPASLMKSLKMKSLRFSVSAQNLITWTRYSGLDPEVSTRHTALTPGFDWSPYPRPRSITIGLNANF
- a CDS encoding FAD-dependent oxidoreductase — encoded protein: MIREESQKKRAVKSESAGYDLVVVGGGLSGVCCAITAARKGLKVVLVQDRPVLGGNSSSEVRLWILGATSHMGNNNRWAREGGVVDEILLENMQRNPEGNPVIFDTVLLDKIYQEPNIKLLLNTVVYDLEKSDADEISSVRCFCSQNSTEYILSASLFCDASGDGILGFLAGAAFRMGAENKEEFGEKFAPDKEYGELLGHSIYFYSKDTGKPVKYIAPSFALADITKIPRFKSFNAKEFGCKLWWLEYGGRMDTVHESENIKQELWKVVYGVWNYIKNSGEFPEAETMTLEWVGSIPGKRESRRFEGDYMLTQQDIVSQHQHEDAIGYGGWSIDLHPADGVFSNKPGCNQWHSKGIYQIPYRCLYSRNIKNLFLTGRIISASHVAFASSRVMATGAYLGQAVGMAAFIAKKNGLQPKELNEKGMMKSLQLELMKSGQHIPGVILTDAADLTQSADITASSEMQLDEIPFDFMKSLDISAGQMIPLQAGQVPCFTFSLESSEETTLQVELRISTKSGNFSPDELLEIQQIPLKTGAQTLSTSFGSKLNENAYVYLCFRKNPAVKLGFSNTRISGILSVFNSVNKAVSNFGSQKPTEDIGVDEFEFWCPQRRPEGHNIALKIDPPINPFIVEQLKNGIGRPVNGPNAWVSSINDQNPKISLKWADQTSISRIELCFDTDYDHPMESVLMTHPERTMPFCIRNYTITDGNGNQLFVKKDNYQSINIIELKETVLTDELTLQFEHPSADIPAALFAIRCYN
- a CDS encoding LacI family DNA-binding transcriptional regulator, translated to MKNHQITIFDLARELNVSKSTVSRVLTGHPNVHPDTRKRVLDLAEKLDYQRNMIAIQLATQQSRTIGIIIPEILSSYFPYVIAAIQEEARNEGYNVIISQSNESYETEVTNAKVMLDNRVDGVIVSITKETLNFDHLKIFQKKGIPIVFFNRVCNEMVVPKVIVDDYEGAFAAVEHLILSGRKRIAHLSGPPSLAISVKRLNGYLAALKKHHIPADPELIISYDFSKEKIAIYVNHLINLKNPPDAIFAINDPTAIDTIQIIKKNGLSVPEDIAVVGFSDDYISALIEPPLTTVAQPVREIGITAAQLLFDQIKKDSSQWKTPVKVLKTKLIIRKSS